One window of Novosphingobium sp. P6W genomic DNA carries:
- a CDS encoding HU family DNA-binding protein, which translates to MPALRVGRRCCTAQRLASRKVAKKRDKPRVWDLFRPCHLVENPLHSVAAPEAILKLHHYPLHLKAKGVPIMNKNDLISAVADSSGLTRSDATKAVEGVFEAITGSLKKGDEVRLVGFGTFSVAKRKASTGRNPRTGEPMEIKASSQPKFKAGKGLKDAVN; encoded by the coding sequence ATGCCGGCTCTGCGAGTCGGCAGGCGATGCTGCACCGCACAACGACTAGCCTCTAGGAAAGTGGCGAAAAAACGCGATAAACCGCGAGTTTGGGACTTGTTTAGGCCTTGCCACCTCGTTGAAAACCCGCTCCATTCCGTCGCCGCTCCAGAGGCGATTTTGAAATTACATCACTATCCGCTCCACTTGAAAGCTAAGGGGGTTCCCATAATGAACAAGAACGATCTCATCAGCGCAGTTGCCGATTCGAGCGGCCTGACCCGCAGCGACGCCACCAAGGCAGTCGAAGGCGTTTTCGAGGCCATCACGGGTTCGCTGAAGAAGGGCGACGAAGTTCGCCTCGTCGGTTTCGGCACGTTCTCGGTAGCCAAGCGCAAGGCCTCTACCGGCCGTAACCCGCGCACCGGTGAACCGATGGAAATCAAGGCTTCGTCGCAGCCGAAGTTCAAGGCCGGCAAGGGCCTGAAGGACGCCGTCAACTAA
- the rplS gene encoding 50S ribosomal protein L19, producing MNLIQQIEAEEIAKAAKDIPAFRPGDTVRVGVKVVEGVRTRVQAYEGVCIARSNRGMGSNFTVRKMSFGEGVERVFPLYSPNIDSITVVRRGVVRRAKLYYLRGRTGKRARIAERRINDTKA from the coding sequence ATGAACCTGATTCAGCAGATCGAAGCCGAAGAAATCGCCAAGGCCGCCAAGGACATCCCCGCATTCCGTCCGGGCGACACCGTCCGCGTCGGCGTGAAGGTCGTCGAAGGCGTCCGTACCCGTGTCCAGGCATACGAGGGCGTGTGCATCGCGCGCTCGAACCGTGGCATGGGTTCCAACTTCACCGTTCGCAAGATGAGCTTCGGTGAAGGCGTGGAGCGCGTATTCCCGCTTTACTCGCCGAACATCGATTCGATCACCGTGGTGCGCCGCGGCGTCGTGCGCCGTGCAAAGCTGTACTACCTGCGTGGTCGTACCGGCAAGCGCGCGCGTATCGCCGAGCGCCGTATCAACGACACCAAGGCGTAA
- the trmD gene encoding tRNA (guanosine(37)-N1)-methyltransferase TrmD, translated as MTFAATVLTLYPEMFPGPLGVSLAGRAMAEGKWSINPVQIRDFAADKHRTVDDTPAGGGAGMVLKVDVLAAAIDHARELAPDAPVLAMTPRGKPISQARIRALAEGPGVTLLCGRFEGFDERIFAGRNVEEVSVGDIVLSGGECAALMVLDACIRLLPGVMGAASSGAEESFEDGLLEYPHYTRPPMWEGRAIPEVLRSGDHAKIAAWRKQRADEDTRLRRPDLWERHRDARV; from the coding sequence ATGACGTTCGCGGCCACCGTCCTGACCCTTTATCCCGAGATGTTTCCCGGGCCGCTGGGCGTAAGCCTGGCGGGCAGGGCGATGGCCGAGGGCAAGTGGTCTATAAACCCGGTCCAGATCCGCGATTTCGCGGCCGACAAGCACCGCACCGTCGACGATACGCCTGCGGGCGGCGGCGCCGGGATGGTGCTCAAGGTTGACGTGCTGGCGGCCGCGATCGACCATGCCCGCGAACTGGCCCCGGACGCGCCGGTTCTGGCCATGACGCCGCGCGGCAAGCCTATATCCCAGGCCCGCATCCGCGCACTTGCAGAAGGCCCTGGCGTCACCCTGCTGTGCGGCCGTTTCGAGGGTTTCGATGAGCGTATTTTCGCTGGCCGCAACGTCGAGGAAGTCTCGGTGGGCGACATCGTCCTGTCGGGCGGAGAATGCGCTGCGCTGATGGTTCTGGATGCTTGCATTCGCCTGCTTCCCGGAGTAATGGGCGCGGCTTCCAGCGGGGCCGAGGAGTCGTTCGAGGACGGTCTTCTCGAGTACCCGCACTACACCCGACCCCCTATGTGGGAAGGGCGCGCGATCCCCGAAGTGCTGCGATCGGGGGATCACGCGAAAATCGCTGCCTGGCGGAAACAAAGGGCGGACGAGGACACACGGTTACGCAGGCCTGATCTATGGGAGCGTCACAGGGACGCTCGGGTCTAG
- the rimM gene encoding ribosome maturation factor RimM (Essential for efficient processing of 16S rRNA), translating to MVDGKKDRPVTLAAVTGAHGVTGEVRLKLFGEGVAALKRYRAFNDSSLTVSKLKDDGKGGAIARFAEVTDRTAAEKMRGTALTVPRSTMPALEEGEYYHADLLGLPAVSDEGEALGVCIAVDNFGAGDVIEIECPAGEDGKKRRFMVPMTPAAVPEWDADRLVITAAFAQP from the coding sequence TTGGTTGACGGCAAGAAGGATCGCCCCGTCACGCTCGCCGCCGTTACCGGCGCGCACGGTGTGACGGGCGAGGTCCGCCTCAAGCTGTTCGGAGAAGGCGTGGCCGCGCTCAAGCGCTACCGCGCCTTCAACGATTCCAGTCTCACCGTCTCCAAGCTCAAGGACGACGGCAAGGGCGGCGCGATCGCCCGCTTCGCCGAAGTGACCGATCGCACGGCGGCGGAGAAGATGCGCGGAACCGCGCTCACCGTGCCCCGTTCGACGATGCCGGCGCTGGAGGAGGGCGAGTACTACCACGCCGACCTGCTGGGCCTGCCCGCCGTTTCGGACGAGGGCGAAGCGCTTGGCGTCTGTATCGCGGTCGACAACTTCGGTGCCGGTGACGTCATCGAGATCGAATGCCCGGCCGGTGAAGACGGCAAGAAGCGCCGTTTCATGGTGCCGATGACCCCCGCTGCCGTGCCCGAGTGGGACGCGGACAGGCTGGTCATCACGGCGGCTTTCGCGCAGCCATGA
- the rpsP gene encoding 30S ribosomal protein S16 has protein sequence MSVSIRLSRGGAKKRPYYKIVVANSRAPRDGAYLEQVGTYNPVLPKEDENRVRLVEDRVRYWLGVGAQPTDRVARMLDKAGIKERAASVNPTKAEPGKKAKERAEDRATKVREAEEAAAEAAAAAAAAAAAPAEEAPAEEAAPESTEESTEA, from the coding sequence ATGTCCGTTTCGATCCGTCTCTCGCGCGGTGGTGCCAAGAAGCGCCCTTACTACAAGATCGTCGTCGCCAACTCGCGCGCTCCGCGCGACGGCGCTTATCTTGAGCAGGTCGGCACCTACAACCCGGTCCTCCCCAAGGAAGACGAGAACCGCGTTCGCCTGGTCGAAGACCGCGTGCGTTACTGGCTCGGCGTTGGCGCCCAGCCGACCGACCGCGTTGCTCGCATGCTCGACAAGGCCGGTATCAAGGAGCGCGCCGCTTCCGTGAACCCGACCAAGGCAGAGCCGGGCAAGAAGGCCAAGGAGCGCGCTGAAGATCGCGCCACCAAGGTTCGCGAAGCTGAAGAAGCTGCTGCCGAAGCCGCTGCTGCAGCCGCCGCTGCTGCCGCTGCCCCGGCCGAAGAAGCTCCCGCTGAGGAAGCTGCTCCCGAGTCCACCGAGGAATCGACCGAGGCCTAA
- the ffh gene encoding signal recognition particle protein, whose protein sequence is MFDSLSDRLGGVFDKLRGRGALKEQDVLDAMREVRIALLEADVALPVVRRFIDQVTEKAVGQNVLRSITPGQQVVKIVNDALIDMLGGEDVPGLDLEAVPPIVIMMVGLQGSGKTTSTAKIAKLLKEKQGKKVMMASLDVNRPAAQEQLQVLGTQVGVATLPIISGQQPTEIATRAMQAARLQAVDVLLLDTAGRLHVDQQLMDEMKAVAAISTPRETLLVVDSLTGQDAVNVAQSFAGQVDLTGVVLTRMDGDARGGAALSMRAVTGKPIKFAGTGEKMEALEVFHPSRVANRILGMGDIVSMVEKAAEAVKVEDAEALAKRMDQGKFDMNDLRMQLKQMQSMGGLGMLAGMMPGMKKAKAAMQASGMDDRVLLRMDAIIGSMTPKERINPALLNAKRKIRVAKGSGTQVQDVNKLLKMHMEMSKAMKQIKKMGGLKGLAAMFGKGGLDGAMPGLGGQGLGGQGLGGGLPGLGGMGASPDLSKFLKK, encoded by the coding sequence ATGTTCGACAGCCTTTCAGACCGCCTTGGTGGTGTGTTCGACAAGCTGCGTGGGCGTGGTGCGCTCAAGGAGCAGGACGTCCTCGACGCCATGCGCGAAGTGCGCATCGCGCTTCTCGAGGCCGACGTCGCGCTGCCGGTGGTGCGCCGCTTCATCGATCAGGTCACCGAAAAGGCTGTGGGCCAGAACGTCCTGCGTTCGATCACGCCGGGCCAGCAGGTCGTCAAGATCGTCAACGACGCGCTGATCGACATGCTGGGCGGCGAAGACGTCCCCGGCCTCGACCTTGAAGCCGTGCCGCCGATCGTCATCATGATGGTCGGCCTTCAGGGCTCGGGCAAGACGACCAGCACCGCCAAGATCGCCAAGCTCCTCAAGGAGAAGCAGGGCAAGAAGGTCATGATGGCCTCGCTGGACGTCAATCGTCCGGCGGCGCAGGAACAGCTTCAGGTGCTCGGCACGCAGGTCGGCGTTGCCACCTTGCCGATCATCTCCGGCCAGCAGCCGACTGAAATCGCCACGCGCGCCATGCAGGCCGCGCGTTTGCAGGCGGTGGACGTGCTGCTGCTCGATACCGCCGGCCGTCTCCACGTCGACCAGCAGCTCATGGACGAGATGAAGGCGGTTGCCGCCATCTCGACCCCGCGTGAAACGCTGCTCGTCGTCGATTCGCTCACCGGCCAGGACGCCGTGAACGTCGCCCAGTCCTTCGCGGGCCAGGTTGATCTCACCGGCGTCGTGCTGACCCGCATGGACGGCGATGCGCGCGGCGGCGCGGCGCTGTCGATGCGCGCGGTCACCGGCAAGCCAATCAAGTTCGCAGGCACCGGCGAGAAGATGGAGGCCCTCGAGGTCTTCCACCCCAGCCGTGTCGCCAACCGCATCCTGGGCATGGGCGACATCGTCTCCATGGTCGAGAAGGCGGCAGAAGCGGTCAAGGTCGAGGATGCCGAGGCGCTTGCCAAGCGCATGGACCAGGGCAAGTTCGACATGAACGACCTGCGCATGCAGCTCAAGCAGATGCAGTCGATGGGCGGCCTCGGCATGCTGGCGGGCATGATGCCCGGCATGAAGAAGGCTAAGGCGGCGATGCAGGCGTCCGGCATGGACGACCGCGTGCTGCTGCGCATGGATGCGATCATCGGTTCGATGACCCCCAAGGAACGCATCAATCCCGCGCTGCTCAATGCCAAGCGCAAGATCCGCGTCGCCAAGGGTTCGGGCACCCAGGTCCAGGACGTCAACAAGCTGCTGAAAATGCACATGGAGATGTCCAAGGCCATGAAGCAGATCAAGAAGATGGGCGGCCTCAAGGGGCTGGCCGCGATGTTCGGCAAGGGCGGCCTCGACGGCGCCATGCCGGGGCTCGGCGGTCAGGGGTTGGGCGGCCAGGGTCTTGGCGGCGGCCTTCCGGGTCTCGGAGGGATGGGCGCAAGCCCCGACCTCAGCAAGTTTCTCAAGAAATAA
- a CDS encoding TIGR02300 family protein, with protein sequence MAKAEWGAKHGCPKCGTRFYDLGKDDPVTCIECGNTWHPEPVLKSKQPIPYEQIQKKEVVETEDSDLAEEDLDIDEDEDSPDNDVDLGGDDDLGIGAGDDDKDIDN encoded by the coding sequence ATGGCCAAGGCTGAATGGGGCGCCAAGCATGGCTGCCCGAAATGCGGCACCCGCTTCTATGACCTGGGCAAGGATGACCCGGTTACCTGCATCGAATGCGGCAACACATGGCACCCCGAGCCGGTGCTGAAGTCGAAGCAGCCGATTCCCTATGAGCAGATCCAGAAGAAGGAGGTCGTCGAGACCGAAGACTCCGATCTGGCCGAAGAGGATCTGGACATCGACGAGGACGAGGATTCGCCCGACAACGATGTGGATCTCGGCGGTGACGACGATCTGGGTATCGGCGCCGGTGACGACGACAAGGACATCGACAACTGA
- the aroA gene encoding 3-phosphoshikimate 1-carboxyvinyltransferase: MRPRRFLPAGPLKGRIRVPGDKSISHRSIMLGALAVGETRVTGLLEGEDVLATAAAMRAMGASVERLESGEWVINGVGVGALLQPETPLDMGNSGTSTRLLMGLVASHPITATFTGDASLSKRPMGRVIDPLSSMGASFEASEGGTLPLILKGASPAVPITYRLPVASAQVKSAILLAGLNTPGITTVIEPVPTRDHSERMLRGFGAELTVETDANGARVISIRGEAELKPQTIEVPGDPSSAAFFIVAALVVPGSEVLIENVGLNPTRAGIVEVLRLMGGSIEEVNPREVGGEPVADLLVRHSALKGIDVDPAVVPSMVDEFPALFVAASLAEGITTTTGLDELRIKESDRISVMAAALTAAGAAVRETEDGLVITGTGGQPLPGSDAAIATHLDHRIAMSMAIAGIASRSGVEVDDTRPIATSFPVFEAMLDELAA; this comes from the coding sequence ATGCGCCCCCGCCGTTTCCTGCCTGCCGGGCCTCTCAAGGGACGCATCCGGGTGCCGGGCGACAAGTCGATCAGCCACCGCTCGATCATGCTGGGCGCGCTGGCCGTGGGCGAGACGCGCGTGACCGGCCTGCTGGAAGGCGAGGACGTGCTGGCCACCGCCGCCGCGATGCGGGCAATGGGCGCATCGGTGGAACGTCTCGAATCCGGCGAATGGGTCATCAACGGAGTCGGCGTGGGCGCCCTGCTCCAGCCCGAGACGCCGCTCGACATGGGCAATTCGGGCACCTCGACGCGGCTGCTGATGGGTCTTGTCGCCAGCCACCCGATCACCGCGACCTTCACCGGCGATGCTTCGCTGTCGAAGCGCCCGATGGGCCGGGTAATCGATCCGCTTTCCAGCATGGGTGCCAGCTTCGAGGCCAGCGAAGGCGGCACGCTCCCTCTTATCCTCAAGGGCGCATCGCCCGCCGTGCCGATCACCTATCGCCTCCCGGTCGCCTCGGCGCAGGTCAAGAGCGCAATCCTGCTCGCCGGGCTCAACACGCCTGGCATCACCACCGTTATCGAGCCGGTGCCCACCCGCGATCACTCCGAACGGATGCTGCGCGGCTTCGGCGCCGAACTGACCGTCGAAACCGACGCCAACGGCGCCCGCGTCATCTCGATCCGGGGCGAGGCCGAACTCAAGCCGCAGACCATCGAGGTTCCCGGCGACCCGTCCTCAGCAGCTTTCTTCATCGTCGCCGCGCTCGTCGTGCCCGGTAGTGAAGTCCTGATCGAGAACGTCGGCCTCAACCCCACCCGCGCCGGGATCGTCGAAGTGCTGCGCCTGATGGGCGGCTCCATCGAGGAAGTGAACCCGCGCGAAGTCGGCGGTGAGCCGGTTGCAGACCTGCTGGTGCGCCACTCCGCGCTCAAGGGCATTGATGTGGACCCGGCCGTCGTGCCCAGCATGGTCGACGAGTTTCCCGCCCTGTTCGTCGCCGCATCGCTGGCGGAAGGGATCACCACCACCACCGGCCTCGACGAACTGCGCATCAAGGAATCAGACCGTATCTCGGTGATGGCCGCCGCCCTCACCGCCGCCGGCGCCGCAGTGCGCGAAACCGAGGACGGTCTCGTCATCACCGGCACCGGGGGCCAGCCCCTGCCCGGCAGCGACGCCGCGATCGCCACCCACCTGGACCACCGCATAGCCATGTCGATGGCGATCGCGGGCATCGCGAGCCGCAGCGGCGTCGAGGTGGACGACACCCGCCCCATCGCCACCAGCTTCCCGGTCTTCGAGGCCATGCTGGACGAGTTGGCGGCATGA
- a CDS encoding d(CMP) kinase: MIIAVDGPTASGKGTIARALAAHFGVPHLDTGLLYRAVGRQCVLDGGNLEDPAAALAACAFPESLLLDPELRSEETGGLASRVSVHPAVRRALYDRQRAFATRAGGAVLDGRDIASVIAPDATAKLFVTASTQARARRRFAEMQSHGRDITLEAITADLAARDERDRSRKDAPLVVAPGAIVLDTSDLDRDQAVAKAIGIAEAALASAQG, translated from the coding sequence ATGATTATCGCCGTCGACGGCCCCACCGCCTCGGGCAAGGGCACCATCGCCCGCGCCCTTGCCGCGCATTTCGGCGTGCCTCACCTCGACACCGGCCTGCTGTACCGCGCGGTAGGCCGCCAGTGCGTGCTGGACGGCGGCAACCTGGAAGACCCGGCAGCAGCACTCGCCGCCTGCGCCTTTCCGGAAAGTCTGCTGCTCGACCCCGAACTGCGCTCCGAGGAAACCGGCGGGCTTGCGAGCCGCGTCTCGGTCCACCCGGCAGTTCGCCGCGCCCTCTACGACCGCCAGCGCGCCTTCGCGACGCGGGCGGGCGGCGCCGTTCTCGACGGGCGCGACATCGCCTCCGTCATCGCGCCCGATGCCACCGCCAAGCTGTTCGTCACCGCCAGCACCCAGGCCCGGGCCCGCCGCCGCTTCGCCGAAATGCAAAGCCACGGCCGCGACATCACGCTGGAAGCCATCACCGCCGACCTCGCCGCCCGCGACGAACGCGACCGTTCGCGCAAGGACGCTCCGCTGGTGGTGGCGCCAGGCGCCATCGTCCTGGACACCTCGGACCTCGACCGCGATCAGGCCGTGGCCAAAGCGATCGGCATCGCCGAAGCCGCACTCGCCTCGGCGCAGGGCTGA
- a CDS encoding diacylglycerol kinase family protein, which yields MPTPLETPAFPPRFTVRARLKSFIFAGCGLRSLVQGEHNARLHLAASLIVVAAGLVLRVSAADWRWLVLAIAMVWLAEAFNTAIEDICDRINPEFDPAIGRIKDLAAGAVLVASIAAALIGLFTLTPPLLELFR from the coding sequence ATGCCGACGCCTCTTGAAACGCCCGCCTTCCCGCCCCGCTTCACCGTGCGAGCGCGGTTGAAAAGTTTCATCTTCGCGGGCTGCGGGCTGCGCTCTCTGGTCCAAGGAGAACACAATGCCCGGCTGCATCTTGCGGCCTCGCTGATTGTCGTAGCCGCAGGACTGGTGCTGCGCGTTTCGGCGGCCGACTGGCGCTGGCTGGTACTGGCCATCGCCATGGTCTGGCTGGCCGAAGCGTTCAACACCGCGATCGAAGACATCTGTGACCGCATCAACCCCGAGTTCGATCCCGCCATCGGGCGCATAAAGGACCTGGCGGCCGGCGCTGTCCTGGTCGCGTCGATCGCTGCCGCATTGATCGGACTATTCACGCTAACCCCGCCTTTGCTGGAGCTGTTTCGCTAG
- the rpsA gene encoding 30S ribosomal protein S1: MASVANPTRDDFAKMLDDQFGGAADDGFEGRVVKGTITAIENDKAVIDVGLKSEGRVSLREFARGEDDHGLKVGDEVEVYVDRVENADGEAMLSRDRARREAAWDKLENEFGEGKRVEGVIFGRVKGGFTVDLDGAVAFLPGSQVDIRPVRDVTPLMDVPQPFQILKMDRRRGNIVVSRRAVLEETRAEQRSELIDKLTEGQVIDGVVKNITDYGAFVDLGGIDGLLHVTDMSYKRVNHPSEVIAIGDTVKVQIIRINSETQRISLGMKQLESDPWEGAAVKYPVGAKLAGTVTNITEYGAFVELEAGIEGLVHVSEMSWTKKNVHPGKIVSTSQEVEVMVLEVDSDKRRISLGLKQAQQNPWEAFAEKHPVGSQVEGEVKNATEFGLFIGLDGDVDGMVHMSDIAWGISGEDALALHRKGEEVSAVVLDVDVEKERISLGMKQLERGAPAAGGVAASGAEGGLRRGQVTTVTILEVRDGGLEVQAGDDGATGFIKRSDLGRDRDEQRPDRFQVGQKLDAMVTGFDRSKKPNFSVKARQLAEEKEAVEQYGSSDSGASLGDILGEALKNR; this comes from the coding sequence ATGGCCTCAGTTGCCAATCCGACTCGCGACGATTTCGCGAAAATGCTCGATGACCAGTTCGGCGGCGCTGCCGACGACGGTTTCGAGGGACGTGTCGTCAAGGGCACCATCACCGCCATCGAGAACGACAAGGCCGTCATCGACGTGGGCCTCAAGAGCGAAGGCCGCGTTTCGCTGCGCGAATTCGCTCGCGGTGAAGACGACCACGGCCTGAAGGTCGGCGACGAAGTCGAAGTTTACGTCGACCGCGTCGAGAACGCCGACGGCGAAGCGATGCTGTCGCGCGATCGCGCACGCCGCGAAGCCGCCTGGGACAAGCTCGAAAACGAATTCGGTGAAGGCAAGCGCGTCGAAGGCGTGATCTTCGGCCGCGTCAAGGGCGGCTTCACCGTCGACCTCGACGGCGCCGTTGCATTCCTTCCCGGTTCGCAGGTCGACATCCGCCCCGTGCGCGACGTCACCCCGCTCATGGATGTGCCGCAGCCCTTCCAGATCCTCAAGATGGACCGTCGCCGTGGCAACATCGTCGTGTCGCGCCGCGCCGTCCTCGAAGAGACCCGCGCAGAACAGCGCAGCGAGCTGATCGACAAGCTGACCGAAGGTCAGGTCATCGACGGCGTCGTCAAGAACATCACCGACTACGGTGCGTTCGTTGACCTCGGCGGCATCGACGGCCTGCTCCATGTCACCGACATGAGCTACAAGCGCGTCAACCACCCGAGCGAAGTCATCGCCATCGGCGATACCGTGAAGGTGCAGATCATCCGCATCAACTCGGAAACCCAGCGCATCAGCCTCGGCATGAAGCAGCTGGAAAGCGATCCCTGGGAAGGCGCAGCCGTCAAGTACCCGGTCGGCGCGAAGCTGGCGGGCACTGTCACCAACATCACCGAATACGGCGCCTTCGTGGAGCTGGAAGCCGGGATCGAGGGCCTGGTCCACGTTTCGGAAATGTCCTGGACCAAGAAGAACGTCCACCCGGGCAAGATCGTTTCGACCTCGCAGGAAGTCGAAGTCATGGTTCTCGAGGTCGACAGCGACAAGCGTCGCATCAGCCTCGGCCTCAAGCAGGCTCAGCAGAATCCTTGGGAAGCCTTCGCTGAGAAGCACCCCGTCGGCTCGCAGGTTGAGGGCGAAGTCAAGAACGCCACTGAATTCGGCCTGTTCATCGGTCTCGACGGCGACGTCGACGGCATGGTTCACATGTCGGACATCGCCTGGGGCATCTCGGGTGAAGACGCGCTGGCTCTGCACCGCAAGGGTGAAGAGGTTTCGGCCGTGGTTCTCGACGTCGACGTCGAGAAGGAACGCATCAGCCTCGGCATGAAGCAGCTTGAGCGCGGTGCTCCGGCAGCTGGCGGCGTTGCTGCATCGGGCGCCGAAGGCGGCCTGCGTCGTGGTCAGGTCACCACCGTGACCATCCTCGAAGTCCGCGACGGCGGCCTGGAAGTCCAGGCTGGCGACGATGGCGCCACTGGCTTCATCAAGCGTTCGGACCTCGGCCGCGACCGCGACGAGCAGCGCCCCGACCGCTTCCAGGTCGGCCAGAAGCTCGACGCCATGGTTACCGGTTTCGACCGTTCCAAGAAGCCGAACTTCTCGGTCAAGGCCCGCCAGCTGGCCGAAGAGAAGGAAGCAGTGGAGCAGTACGGTTCGTCCGACTCGGGCGCATCGCTCGGCGACATCCTGGGCGAAGCGCTCAAGAACCGCTGA
- a CDS encoding VOC family protein, producing MHATPFLMFQGDAQDALMLWKRAFPDHLEVTALDHHGAGEFEGKTARAYFTLGGTQWHVLDSDIPHGFTFTPSTSIFIDCDDEAQLRHAAKVLGADGKVMMPLDAYEFSAMFTWLSDVHGVSWQLNLPFPADA from the coding sequence ATGCACGCCACCCCCTTCCTGATGTTCCAGGGCGACGCACAGGATGCGCTCATGCTGTGGAAGCGCGCCTTTCCCGACCACCTTGAGGTGACGGCGCTCGATCATCACGGGGCCGGCGAATTCGAAGGCAAGACCGCCCGCGCGTACTTCACCCTTGGCGGCACGCAATGGCACGTCCTCGATAGCGACATACCCCACGGTTTCACCTTCACCCCCTCGACCTCGATCTTCATCGACTGCGACGATGAGGCGCAGCTTCGTCACGCCGCAAAGGTGCTGGGCGCCGACGGCAAGGTGATGATGCCGCTGGACGCCTACGAATTCAGCGCAATGTTTACATGGCTCAGCGACGTCCACGGCGTGAGCTGGCAGCTCAACCTGCCCTTCCCCGCCGACGCATGA
- the gloB gene encoding hydroxyacylglutathione hydrolase translates to MLEVHQFPCLSDNYGYLLHDSESGETVCIDTPDADEYLRQAAHKGWQITQIWNTHWHPDHAGGNAAITAATGCRVTAPVGDAAKIEAVDRTVGQGDVVSIGDRQAFVIDVGGHTNGHIAYHLPGASIAFVGDSLFALGCGRMFEGTPSQFWASLQRLKALPAVTMIYCAHEYTASNARFALHADPDNAELQAYAQEITRRREKGLATVPAKLERELATNPFLRADDQAMQARWGGGDAVETFAALRSAKDNF, encoded by the coding sequence ATGCTTGAAGTCCACCAGTTCCCCTGCCTGTCCGACAACTACGGCTACCTGCTTCATGATAGCGAGAGCGGCGAAACCGTATGTATCGACACGCCGGATGCGGACGAATACCTGCGGCAGGCGGCCCACAAGGGCTGGCAGATCACCCAGATCTGGAACACTCACTGGCACCCGGACCATGCCGGCGGCAATGCCGCCATCACGGCGGCGACGGGGTGCCGCGTAACTGCCCCGGTCGGCGATGCCGCCAAAATCGAGGCGGTCGATCGCACCGTGGGCCAGGGCGATGTCGTTTCCATCGGTGACCGCCAGGCTTTCGTGATCGATGTCGGCGGCCATACCAATGGCCACATCGCGTACCATTTGCCCGGCGCGTCCATCGCGTTCGTAGGCGATTCGCTGTTCGCGCTAGGCTGCGGACGCATGTTCGAGGGCACACCCAGTCAGTTCTGGGCCTCGCTCCAGCGGCTGAAGGCCCTGCCCGCTGTGACGATGATCTACTGCGCGCACGAATACACTGCTTCTAATGCCCGCTTCGCGCTCCACGCCGACCCGGACAACGCCGAGTTGCAGGCCTATGCGCAGGAAATAACCCGCCGCCGCGAAAAGGGCCTGGCCACCGTCCCCGCCAAACTCGAACGGGAACTGGCGACCAACCCTTTCCTGCGCGCCGACGATCAGGCGATGCAGGCACGCTGGGGCGGCGGCGATGCGGTTGAGACGTTTGCCGCGCTCAGGAGCGCGAAGGATAATTTCTAG
- a CDS encoding ATPase — MPQIAQLGEFYSSQIFWLLIFFGITFFVVGRGMVPKVMDTVASRDKQIADDLKAAEAARAQADAEEAAWRARENANRAQAQGLIADARGKAAAATAQRLAVAQAGIDATIAGAETRIAEARRLAADEIETVAADATREIVSRVAGLSLDDAAVRGAVKENLVHG, encoded by the coding sequence ATGCCTCAGATCGCACAGCTAGGCGAGTTCTACTCCAGCCAGATTTTCTGGCTGCTGATCTTCTTCGGTATCACTTTCTTCGTCGTTGGACGGGGTATGGTTCCGAAGGTGATGGACACCGTCGCGAGCCGCGACAAGCAGATCGCCGACGACCTCAAGGCTGCCGAAGCCGCGCGTGCGCAGGCAGACGCGGAAGAAGCCGCATGGCGCGCTCGTGAGAACGCCAACCGCGCCCAGGCGCAGGGGCTGATCGCGGATGCACGCGGCAAAGCCGCTGCCGCCACCGCGCAGCGTCTCGCTGTCGCCCAGGCCGGCATCGACGCCACCATCGCCGGGGCCGAAACCCGTATCGCCGAGGCGCGCCGTTTGGCCGCCGACGAGATCGAGACTGTCGCCGCCGACGCCACCCGTGAGATCGTCAGCCGCGTCGCCGGCCTCTCGCTTGACGACGCCGCCGTGCGCGGCGCGGTGAAGGAGAACCTGGTCCATGGCTGA
- a CDS encoding F0F1 ATP synthase subunit C, which produces MDAEAAKMLGAGFAAIGAGLASIGVGNVFAKFLEGALRNPGAADAQQGRLFIGFAGAELLGLLSFVIAALLIFA; this is translated from the coding sequence ATGGACGCAGAAGCTGCAAAGATGCTCGGCGCTGGCTTCGCCGCTATCGGTGCCGGCCTCGCTTCTATCGGCGTGGGCAACGTCTTCGCGAAGTTCCTCGAAGGCGCACTGCGCAATCCGGGCGCCGCTGACGCCCAGCAGGGTCGTCTCTTCATCGGTTTCGCCGGTGCAGAGCTTCTTGGCCTGCTTTCGTTCGTCATTGCCGCGCTGCTGATCTTCGCCTGA